In a single window of the Vicia villosa cultivar HV-30 ecotype Madison, WI unplaced genomic scaffold, Vvil1.0 ctg.001143F_1_1_3, whole genome shotgun sequence genome:
- the LOC131633580 gene encoding uncharacterized protein LOC131633580: MIMSVVPIHVSLPDGSQVTASISGSIAISLALTLHNVLHVPTFHVNLISIAKLVHSNNCYVHFTNQSCKIIQNHSKEMVGITKLQRGLYVLDSSTHHHAYHSFAQNPCNLWNLRLGHISDIGSQNISRVFPFVPSQCNNHIPCNSCHFGKQKRLPFPNSITNISAPFDILHVDVWGPFSIISILGHKYFLTLSNRFSSSPSHSTSPSHNTSPSPAPDNSPITEISIPTTSPAAPLHNDISPLSIPTSPPFPNESISSSSLGLNDLQSITDSPPPLRHSTRASNPPSYLVDYHCYHIHNNSLASLTSYPLSSVISYDRCSPSFKKLCFSISSIAEPKNFTQAAKHDCWIKAMNVELTALEENHTWTLVDLPPGKNPIGCRWVYKVKHRADRSVERY; encoded by the exons ATGATCATG TCTGTTGTTCCTATTCATGTTAGTCTACCAGATGGTTCTCAAGTGACTGCATCCATTTCTGGAAGCATAGCCATTTCCCTTGCTCTAACCCTACACAATGTGTTACACGTACCTACTTTTCATGTTAATCTAATCTCTATTGCTAAACTTGTGCATAGCAATAATTGTTATGTTCATTTCACTAATCAGTCTTGCAAAATTATACAGAATCATTCCAAGGAAATGGTTGGTATAACTAAGCTTCAAAGAGGACTTTATGTTCTTGACTCATCCACTCATCATCATGCTTATCACTCTTTTGCTCAGAATCCTTGTAATCTCTGGAACTTAAGATTAGGCCATATATCTGATATAGGTTCACAAAATATTTCAAGAGTTTTTCCATTTGTTCCTTCCCAATGTAATAATCACATTCCATGCAACTCTTGCCATTTTGGTAAACAAAAGAGATTACCCTTTCCCAATAGCATTACCAATATAAGTGCTCCTTTTGATATACTACATGTTGATGTTTGGGGTCCTTTCTCCATAATTTCTATACTTGGTCATAAGTATTTTCTGACTTTG TCTAATAGGTTTTCTTCTTCTCCCAGTCATAGTACATCTCCCAGTCATAATACATCTCCTAGCCCTGCTCCAGACAATAGTCCCATCACTGAAATCTCTATCCCTACCACTAGTCCTGCTGCACCCTTACATAATGATATCTCTCCTCTATCCATTCCTACAAGTCCTCCTTTTCCTAATGAATCTATCAGTTCTTCCTCTCTTGGTCTCAATGACCTACAGTCCATAACTGATTCTCCTCCACCTCTGAGACACTCTACTCGAGCCTCAAATCCTCCTAGCTATTTAGTTGATTATCATTGTTATCATATTCACAATAATTCTTTAGCTTCCCTTACTTCATATCCTCTATCATCTGTTATTTCCTATGATAGATGTTCCCCTTCTTTCAAAAAATTATGTTTCTCCATTTCTTCTATTGCTGAACCAAAAAACTTTACTCAAGCTGCTAAACATGATTGTTGGATTAAGGCTATGAATGTTGAGTTAACTGCTCTTGAAGAAAATCACACTTGGACCTTGGTTGATCTTCCACCTGGGAAAAATCCTATTGGTTGCAGGTGGGTTTACAAAGTGAAACATAGGGCTGATCGATCAGTTGAAAGATACTAA